A section of the Pimelobacter simplex genome encodes:
- a CDS encoding M13 family metallopeptidase has translation MSILDDARPGMDPDIRPQDDLFGHVNGTWLTEAEIPSDRSSWGPFVQLADQAEEDVKTIITELAASAATSGDVDARKIADLFNSFMDTDRVEAAGLAPAQPLVDAVAGLRDVRDVAAFLGEFERIGGYGLFGSYVDSDDRQSDRYLFHLVQGGLGLPDESYYRDDKFAEIREAYVGYLTRLLTLGAHADPAGAAQRILALDTELARGHWERADTRDVQKTYNLLTADQLKELCPAFDWDAYITNLGGHVDGDHATIAEVVVRQPSYLQHLSAVLEATPVESWRDWFLSRVLRSAAPYLSDEFVQTNFDFYGRTLSGTPELRARWKRAVSFVEGAMGEAVGKEYVARHFPPTSKAMMDELVANLLAAYRQSISKLDWMTDETKSRAYDKIETFRPKIGYPEKFRDYSALVVVPDDLVANAQAAAGFETDRQLAKIGAPVDRDEWFMLPQTVNAYYNPGTNEICFPAGILQKPFFSPDALAAENYGGIGAVIGHEVGHGFDDQGAQYDGDGNLNDWWTADDKAAFEVKSKALIAQYDGFAPRNIPDEHVNGALTVGENIGDLGGLTIAHTAYLIAEAAAGREASAEDRKHLFFNWAYVWRTKRRLEQERQYLTIDPHSPPEFRANIVRNLDEFHEVFATAPGDGLWLEPADRVRIW, from the coding sequence GTGAGCATCCTCGACGACGCCCGCCCGGGCATGGACCCCGACATCCGTCCCCAGGACGACCTCTTCGGTCACGTCAACGGGACCTGGCTGACCGAGGCGGAGATCCCCTCCGACCGGTCGAGCTGGGGTCCCTTCGTCCAACTGGCCGACCAGGCCGAGGAGGACGTCAAGACGATCATCACCGAGCTGGCCGCCTCCGCCGCCACCTCGGGCGACGTCGACGCGCGCAAGATCGCCGACCTGTTCAACTCCTTCATGGACACCGACCGGGTCGAGGCCGCGGGCCTGGCCCCGGCTCAGCCGCTGGTCGACGCGGTCGCCGGGCTGCGCGACGTCCGCGACGTGGCGGCGTTCCTCGGTGAGTTCGAGCGGATCGGCGGCTACGGCCTGTTCGGGTCCTACGTCGACTCCGACGACCGGCAGTCCGACCGCTACCTGTTCCACCTCGTCCAGGGCGGGCTCGGCCTCCCCGACGAGTCGTACTACCGCGACGACAAGTTCGCCGAGATCCGCGAGGCGTACGTCGGCTACCTCACCCGCCTGCTCACGCTCGGCGCTCACGCCGACCCGGCCGGCGCGGCCCAGCGCATCCTCGCGCTCGACACCGAGCTCGCCCGCGGCCACTGGGAGCGCGCCGACACCCGCGACGTCCAGAAGACCTACAACCTGCTGACCGCCGACCAGCTCAAGGAACTCTGCCCGGCGTTCGACTGGGACGCCTACATCACCAACCTGGGCGGCCACGTCGACGGCGACCACGCGACGATCGCCGAGGTCGTCGTGCGTCAGCCGTCGTACCTCCAGCACCTGTCGGCCGTCCTCGAGGCGACGCCGGTCGAGAGCTGGCGCGACTGGTTTCTCTCGCGGGTGCTGCGCTCGGCGGCGCCCTACCTGTCCGACGAGTTCGTGCAGACCAACTTCGACTTCTACGGCCGCACCCTCTCCGGTACGCCGGAGCTGCGGGCCCGCTGGAAGCGCGCGGTCTCCTTCGTCGAGGGCGCGATGGGCGAGGCCGTCGGCAAGGAGTACGTCGCGCGGCACTTCCCGCCGACGTCCAAGGCGATGATGGACGAGTTGGTCGCCAACCTGCTCGCCGCCTACCGCCAGTCGATCAGCAAGCTCGACTGGATGACCGACGAGACCAAGAGCCGGGCCTACGACAAGATCGAGACCTTCCGGCCCAAGATCGGCTACCCCGAGAAGTTCCGCGACTACAGCGCGCTCGTCGTCGTCCCGGACGACCTGGTGGCCAACGCCCAGGCCGCAGCGGGATTCGAGACCGACCGCCAGCTCGCCAAGATCGGTGCGCCGGTCGACCGCGACGAGTGGTTCATGCTGCCCCAGACGGTCAACGCCTACTACAACCCGGGCACCAACGAGATCTGCTTCCCCGCGGGCATCCTGCAGAAGCCGTTCTTCAGCCCCGACGCGCTCGCGGCCGAGAACTACGGCGGCATCGGCGCGGTGATCGGCCACGAGGTCGGCCACGGCTTCGACGACCAGGGCGCCCAGTACGACGGCGACGGCAACCTCAACGACTGGTGGACCGCCGACGACAAGGCCGCCTTCGAGGTGAAGTCCAAGGCCCTCATCGCCCAGTACGACGGCTTCGCGCCGCGCAACATCCCCGACGAGCACGTCAACGGCGCGCTCACCGTCGGCGAGAACATCGGCGACCTGGGCGGGCTCACGATCGCCCACACGGCGTACCTCATCGCGGAGGCCGCGGCCGGGCGCGAGGCCTCGGCCGAGGACCGCAAGCACCTGTTCTTCAACTGGGCCTACGTCTGGCGCACCAAGCGGCGCCTGGAGCAGGAGCGCCAGTACCTGACGATCGACCCGCACAGCCCGCCGGAGTTCCGCGCCAACATCGTGCGCAACCTCGACGAGTTCCACGAGGTGTTCGCGACCGCGCCCGGTGACGGGCTCTGGCTCGAGCCCGCCGACCGCGTCCGGATCTGGTAG
- a CDS encoding lipoprotein yields MRSVIGAAAVLGVVGVLGLAGCSGSDAEGADEEDRVEAFAPVGAADSPCPLPIVFDRDQGWVPQPPKADEATDPEVRDGLASLTSPGPFDLACELRSPVDFGYLRVFTGPAALADRDPEALLTTFVDVFEDGAGRDLTFTSATSDEGSALVEVAYEVYDEYDEAYLPRRAFLAPGNDGVALLVLGGLDAEEHEGMLPAYELARRSVRLAD; encoded by the coding sequence GTGCGGTCCGTCATCGGGGCGGCCGCGGTGCTCGGGGTGGTCGGCGTCCTCGGCCTCGCCGGGTGCTCGGGCTCGGATGCCGAGGGCGCGGACGAGGAAGACCGGGTCGAGGCCTTCGCCCCGGTCGGTGCCGCCGACTCGCCCTGCCCGCTGCCGATCGTCTTCGACCGCGACCAGGGCTGGGTGCCCCAGCCCCCCAAGGCCGACGAGGCGACGGACCCCGAGGTGCGCGACGGCCTGGCCTCGCTCACCAGCCCGGGCCCGTTCGATCTCGCGTGCGAGCTCCGGTCGCCGGTCGACTTCGGGTACCTCCGCGTCTTCACCGGCCCGGCCGCACTGGCCGACCGTGATCCGGAGGCGCTGTTGACGACCTTCGTCGACGTCTTCGAGGACGGCGCCGGCCGGGACCTCACCTTCACGTCCGCGACGTCCGACGAGGGCAGTGCGCTGGTCGAGGTCGCCTACGAGGTCTACGACGAGTACGACGAGGCGTACCTGCCGCGGCGCGCCTTCCTCGCCCCCGGCAACGACGGTGTCGCCCTGCTGGTGCTCGGCGGCCTGGACGCCGAGGAGCACGAAGGCATGCTCCCCGCCTACGAGCTCGCCCGGCGCTCCGTGCGCCTGGCCGACTGA
- a CDS encoding DUF2470 domain-containing protein produces the protein MVHTFDPSVVDAVLAHMNSDHLDDNLLIVRAHAVPEAVAASMSDADGEAGSWTVIGPEGPVGQRRILWPGGPITERAEIRREVVALYDAACVALGEEPRPH, from the coding sequence GTGGTCCACACCTTCGACCCGTCCGTCGTCGACGCGGTGCTCGCGCACATGAACAGCGACCACCTCGACGACAACCTGCTCATCGTCCGCGCGCACGCCGTCCCCGAGGCGGTCGCCGCGTCGATGAGCGATGCCGACGGCGAGGCCGGCAGCTGGACCGTCATCGGCCCCGAGGGCCCGGTCGGCCAGCGCCGCATCCTCTGGCCCGGCGGCCCGATCACCGAGCGGGCCGAGATCCGCCGCGAGGTCGTCGCGCTGTACGACGCCGCATGCGTCGCGCTCGGCGAGGAGCCCCGCCCGCACTGA
- a CDS encoding helix-turn-helix transcriptional regulator codes for MDREALLAEVLGHLAEGTAEVGCAVAAAAAREGDPAAYGLAGLAGFWLGDFAEATAQAAAGLTAADDDRTRAWCLAVAVLAAAGDLDAPPPDRALLARLLADADEPGSRWWSAVRYVAAEAALVSARIGEAAAIDAAGPPAGAAWAGHPFAPLMWVCQARIAAFSGRIERAQEVLGAVRASVVPGSRVAPVVEAVAVLVQGNAGDAEVGLVAEQVAQHVPPAPRDFIDRGALLLLAYGAIAVYDVAAASALVFRAGADEALSRCTLIDRALSFETLLHAALLADDQDAAGVWLTALSALAAHPVTAPSVLRARGRAALMTGDAATAVDLLTRSIEGCLADDRGVEAAEGQILLARARIQEHDLGAASRTLRELVADSDRSGHAAVRRAAGAVLAASGRRLPPVAGAGWDVLSEREAEVARAILAGLEVDEIAARLFLSPSTVRAHVSRVLCAFGVATRVGLLAAVGGAAPDRTVPGAPAAAPLSPRQAEVAGHVAAGWTNQQIAEVLGISVKGVEKHVGDVLLRWGAGSRFEIARIWWAGSALGPAGSAS; via the coding sequence ATGGACCGCGAGGCGCTGCTGGCCGAGGTGCTCGGTCACCTCGCCGAGGGGACGGCCGAGGTGGGTTGCGCGGTCGCTGCCGCGGCGGCGCGCGAGGGCGACCCGGCGGCGTACGGCCTGGCGGGTCTGGCCGGCTTCTGGCTCGGCGACTTCGCCGAGGCGACCGCGCAGGCGGCCGCGGGCCTGACCGCCGCGGACGACGACCGCACGCGGGCCTGGTGCCTCGCGGTCGCCGTCCTGGCTGCGGCGGGGGACCTCGACGCCCCGCCGCCCGACCGCGCGCTCCTGGCCCGGCTGCTCGCGGACGCCGACGAGCCGGGCTCGCGCTGGTGGTCCGCGGTCCGGTACGTCGCCGCCGAGGCCGCCCTCGTCTCGGCCCGGATCGGCGAGGCTGCGGCGATCGACGCCGCCGGACCGCCTGCGGGAGCGGCCTGGGCGGGCCACCCCTTCGCGCCGCTGATGTGGGTCTGCCAGGCCCGGATCGCCGCCTTCTCCGGGCGGATCGAGCGCGCCCAGGAGGTGCTCGGCGCGGTGCGTGCGTCCGTGGTGCCGGGCAGCCGGGTCGCGCCGGTGGTCGAGGCGGTCGCCGTCCTGGTCCAGGGCAATGCGGGCGACGCCGAGGTGGGCCTGGTCGCGGAGCAGGTCGCCCAGCACGTGCCGCCCGCGCCCCGCGACTTCATCGACCGCGGCGCGCTGCTGCTGCTCGCCTACGGCGCGATCGCCGTGTACGACGTGGCCGCCGCCTCGGCGCTGGTCTTCCGGGCCGGCGCCGACGAGGCGCTCAGCCGCTGCACGCTCATCGACCGCGCGCTCTCCTTCGAGACCCTGCTCCACGCCGCGCTCCTCGCCGACGACCAGGACGCCGCCGGCGTCTGGCTCACCGCGCTGTCCGCACTCGCCGCGCACCCGGTCACGGCGCCGTCGGTGCTGCGGGCACGGGGGCGGGCCGCGCTGATGACCGGGGACGCCGCGACCGCGGTCGACCTGCTCACCCGCAGCATCGAGGGCTGCCTGGCCGACGACCGGGGCGTGGAGGCCGCCGAGGGCCAGATCCTGCTCGCCCGGGCCCGGATCCAGGAGCACGACCTCGGCGCCGCCTCCCGCACCCTGCGCGAGCTCGTCGCCGACAGCGACCGCTCCGGTCACGCCGCCGTACGGCGGGCGGCGGGTGCCGTCCTCGCCGCCTCCGGGCGCCGGCTGCCCCCGGTCGCCGGAGCGGGCTGGGACGTCCTGTCGGAGCGCGAGGCCGAGGTCGCCCGGGCGATCCTCGCGGGCCTGGAGGTCGACGAGATCGCGGCCCGCCTGTTCCTCTCGCCGAGCACGGTCCGGGCCCACGTCTCGCGGGTGCTGTGCGCCTTCGGCGTCGCGACCCGGGTCGGCCTGCTCGCCGCCGTCGGCGGGGCCGCGCCCGACCGCACCGTCCCCGGAGCGCCGGCCGCCGCGCCGCTCAGCCCGCGCCAGGCCGAGGTCGCCGGGCACGTCGCCGCGGGCTGGACCAACCAGCAGATCGCCGAGGTCCTCGGGATCTCGGTCAAGGGCGTCGAGAAGCACGTCGGCGACGTGCTGCTGCGCTGGGGCGCGGGCTCGCGCTTCGAGATCGCCCGCATCTGGTGGGCGGGCTCGGCCCTGGGACCGGCCGGCTCAGCGAGCTGA